In candidate division WOR-3 bacterium, a single window of DNA contains:
- a CDS encoding T9SS type A sorting domain-containing protein, with protein sequence MRILGRMLFLLFVGIGLVFSQSHEVIQAVYIWPDGVDTTGKHFVFYDLYHPETHCLDLSDPATYVEDWTASWDCIVWHSDAGNFPDWQGGDTCIAFGSFDSAYAADPSGYGNNPNHRGYYWLFSDTLDPTQDPQYWDPSDTLRVMPKPIVSQTGAGAGANDTIWVKIPNPNETRRADQTEYDVMGFYLVADSTGTGTPNALDAGNVVDIGFVAVQGDTADTTVFYCLEGDYFLPWTHWTTYFAYKIVARPDTVDASADTMGYTTYYWSQNSDAIDVYQNVVGSREGMILKPKPGVLRSFPNPFKDRIEFLLASSDVGDVEFRVYNISGELVAQFVNESSCNLVWYGTDNSGKKLSPGVYFVRITGTDIDLTEKVIIER encoded by the coding sequence ATGAGAATCTTGGGCAGGATGTTATTTTTGTTGTTTGTAGGAATTGGGTTGGTCTTCAGTCAGTCTCACGAGGTGATTCAGGCTGTTTATATCTGGCCTGATGGCGTTGATACAACGGGGAAGCATTTTGTATTCTATGATTTATATCATCCTGAAACTCATTGCCTTGATTTATCTGATCCAGCAACCTATGTTGAAGATTGGACCGCCAGTTGGGATTGTATTGTGTGGCATAGTGATGCAGGTAACTTCCCGGATTGGCAGGGTGGTGATACCTGTATTGCGTTTGGTTCTTTTGATAGTGCTTATGCTGCGGACCCTTCTGGTTATGGGAACAATCCTAATCATCGAGGATATTACTGGTTGTTTTCTGATACACTGGATCCGACTCAAGATCCGCAGTATTGGGATCCCAGCGATACCCTTCGCGTTATGCCAAAGCCGATAGTGTCTCAGACAGGGGCAGGTGCTGGAGCCAATGATACAATCTGGGTGAAAATTCCCAATCCGAATGAAACCCGTCGTGCAGATCAGACTGAATACGATGTTATGGGATTCTATCTTGTGGCGGACAGCACAGGTACCGGTACGCCGAATGCCCTTGATGCCGGTAATGTGGTGGATATCGGGTTTGTGGCTGTGCAGGGCGACACCGCCGATACTACAGTATTTTATTGTCTGGAAGGTGATTATTTCCTGCCCTGGACACACTGGACCACATATTTCGCATACAAGATCGTAGCCCGACCAGATACAGTCGATGCTTCGGCTGATACAATGGGTTATACAACATACTACTGGTCGCAAAATTCTGATGCGATTGATGTTTACCAGAATGTCGTTGGTTCAAGAGAGGGAATGATTTTGAAGCCAAAGCCTGGAGTTCTTCGGAGTTTTCCGAATCCTTTTAAAGACAGGATTGAGTTTTTATTGGCTTCTTCGGATGTCGGTGACGTAGAATTTAGGGTCTATAATATTAGTGGAGAATTAGTAGCACAGTTTGTAAACGAATCATCCTGTAACCTGGTCTGGTACGGTACGGATAATTCAGGTAAGAAACTCAGTCCGGGAGTCTATTTTGTCCGGATAACCGGGACAGATATAGATTTGACAGAAAAGGTGATTATTGAGAGATAG
- a CDS encoding DUF2273 domain-containing protein has product MFNFNKALVGAVIAGVIGIFFATVGFWRTLMIIFLIVLGYLIGTYLETRKKEDD; this is encoded by the coding sequence ATGTTCAACTTTAATAAAGCCCTCGTGGGTGCGGTTATCGCGGGTGTTATCGGAATATTTTTCGCCACCGTAGGTTTCTGGCGTACCTTGATGATTATCTTTCTGATAGTACTTGGTTATCTGATCGGCACCTACCTGGAAACCAGAAAAAAAGAAGACGATTAA
- a CDS encoding T9SS type A sorting domain-containing protein, producing MKKMIMLLFPLLLAAQSYVLKRDVLSAGGRKSTSTNYVLQGTISQTAVGRVEDTDYEGVIGFWHPPEGTPPSAPYIYVAKSSHDAVLTWNKITTDTLGNPETMYYYVVYRSTSPSFIPGPSDSVGATIQPDTTFTDTGVLDSTSSYYYLVKAVDVAGNRSKKSNMGYVFHKAFVENPSATDKNWTSIPWHSEYSTVSDLTTDLSPSGDPLTKITNLRDDQLYESYTWTTVPFPHWSGTDFAITSGRGYEMVTAKDTSLILVGSNNPDGSITLNENPSATDKNWVSIPYNAVYNTVSDITDEYSPSGDPLTKITNLRDDQLYESYTWTTVPFPHWSGTDFAITSGRGYEMVTINDTSWNPTEYTNSSKEAYILSKREYPDVEVCLGTSAESDRAPLWRVDVSNTDLLSLEGTRRINYDDAEKYRPLSTEASFEHNYREVGISHVVHAYFELEGCSDIVFTAYRLNNPNDVLTDCLIGCGVERWKSFGALWFDTGNFKQPWKDGEEVILIVEAVKDGQAYFSVSEFKLNSLVDIQELGEIVLTPFPQPALLESSNKITWQRTDENAVIGYSLYQGNERLNNRILVENDYPTGSELTLKPVIKGGYETVYDSRKVQTISGKHYTPLCYSFSVYPSLFSKNTEITYVIPHQTEISIKIYDITGREVKTLFSGKSDSGYYQLNWNGIDDVGRIVAAGVYFIRFSAEKYRSCRKIVFVR from the coding sequence GTGAAAAAAATGATAATGCTTTTGTTCCCGTTATTATTGGCGGCACAGAGTTATGTATTGAAAAGAGATGTTCTTTCCGCTGGTGGGAGAAAGAGTACTTCAACAAACTATGTGTTGCAGGGAACAATCAGCCAGACTGCAGTCGGCAGAGTGGAGGATACGGATTACGAAGGAGTGATTGGTTTCTGGCATCCCCCAGAAGGAACTCCGCCTTCTGCACCTTATATATATGTCGCAAAATCAAGTCATGACGCGGTGTTGACCTGGAATAAGATAACGACTGATACGCTCGGTAATCCTGAAACGATGTATTATTATGTTGTATACAGAAGTACATCGCCTTCTTTTATTCCAGGTCCGTCAGATTCGGTCGGTGCAACGATCCAGCCGGATACCACATTTACCGACACAGGAGTTCTTGATTCCACATCCAGTTACTACTATCTCGTAAAGGCGGTCGATGTCGCAGGCAACCGCAGTAAAAAATCGAATATGGGGTATGTTTTTCATAAAGCGTTTGTTGAGAATCCATCTGCTACTGATAAAAACTGGACAAGCATACCATGGCACAGCGAATACTCCACGGTTTCGGATTTAACAACAGACTTGAGCCCTTCTGGAGATCCACTGACCAAGATCACGAACTTACGTGATGATCAGTTGTATGAGAGTTATACCTGGACCACAGTGCCGTTTCCTCATTGGTCAGGTACTGATTTTGCAATTACTTCTGGCCGTGGTTATGAGATGGTGACGGCGAAGGATACTTCTTTGATACTGGTTGGTTCAAACAATCCCGACGGTTCGATTACTTTGAATGAGAATCCGTCGGCTACTGATAAAAATTGGGTTTCGATACCGTACAATGCAGTTTATAATACAGTGAGCGATATTACAGATGAATACAGTCCTTCTGGAGATCCGCTGACCAAGATAACGAATTTACGTGATGATCAGTTGTATGAGAGTTATACCTGGACCACAGTGCCGTTTCCTCATTGGTCAGGTACTGATTTTGCAATTACTTCTGGCCGTGGTTATGAGATGGTGACGATAAATGATACGTCGTGGAATCCCACAGAGTACACAAATTCATCAAAGGAAGCATATATTTTGAGTAAGAGAGAGTATCCGGATGTAGAGGTTTGTTTGGGGACATCTGCTGAATCTGACCGTGCTCCTCTCTGGAGAGTAGATGTTTCAAATACAGATCTTTTATCTCTTGAAGGAACCCGTCGGATAAACTATGATGATGCCGAGAAATATAGGCCGTTAAGCACGGAAGCAAGCTTCGAACACAACTACCGTGAGGTGGGCATTTCTCATGTTGTACATGCATATTTCGAGTTGGAAGGGTGCAGCGACATTGTCTTTACGGCATATCGGTTGAATAATCCTAATGATGTACTGACTGATTGTCTTATCGGCTGTGGCGTTGAACGTTGGAAGTCATTTGGGGCGCTCTGGTTTGATACGGGGAATTTCAAACAACCGTGGAAAGATGGTGAAGAGGTTATTCTTATTGTAGAGGCGGTGAAAGACGGCCAGGCATACTTCAGTGTTTCGGAATTCAAATTGAATTCACTGGTCGACATTCAGGAATTGGGAGAGATTGTATTAACACCTTTTCCTCAACCTGCTTTACTGGAATCATCGAATAAGATAACCTGGCAGAGAACGGATGAAAATGCTGTTATCGGCTACAGCCTGTATCAAGGCAATGAAAGGTTGAATAATAGAATTCTGGTAGAAAATGATTATCCGACAGGCAGTGAACTTACTTTGAAACCTGTGATTAAAGGCGGTTATGAAACTGTTTATGATTCCCGGAAAGTTCAAACTATATCAGGAAAACACTATACACCATTGTGTTATTCTTTTAGTGTCTATCCAAGCCTCTTCAGTAAAAATACGGAGATTACTTATGTTATTCCGCATCAAACAGAAATCAGCATCAAGATTTATGATATCACGGGCAGAGAAGTCAAAACCCTGTTTTCAGGGAAGAGTGATTCTGGTTATTACCAATTAAATTGGAACGGTATTGATGATGTGGGAAGAATTGTTGCTGCAGGGGTTTATTTTATTCGGTTTAGTGCGGAAAAATACAGAAGCTGCCGTAAAATTGTTTTCGTCCGCTAA
- a CDS encoding PrsW family intramembrane metalloprotease, producing MVLILLAIALAPCFFLLWYFYHRDKYEPEPKKKIIKIFLIGALMVIPAGIIEIILIQGLNRISSGLLNIFISSFVIIAPTEEFLKFMAVKRWIYHSTEFDEVMDGIVYTVAASLGFATVENIFYVLQHGLSVGITRAFLAVPGHAFFGALMGYYIGRARFAGEKENQLLIKGLLLAIVLHGTYDFLIFTKTAFALLIIALIITLGFFVREDLKKAELQSRERLNQQNKENNSSTG from the coding sequence ATGGTATTGATACTACTTGCAATCGCCCTTGCTCCCTGTTTTTTTCTCCTCTGGTATTTTTACCATCGGGATAAATATGAGCCAGAACCCAAAAAGAAGATAATCAAGATATTTTTGATCGGCGCATTGATGGTGATACCGGCGGGTATTATTGAAATAATCCTGATACAGGGACTCAACAGAATCAGTTCAGGCTTGCTCAATATCTTCATATCGTCGTTCGTGATTATCGCCCCGACTGAGGAGTTCTTGAAGTTTATGGCGGTAAAACGGTGGATATATCATTCAACCGAATTTGATGAAGTGATGGATGGAATCGTCTATACGGTCGCTGCATCTTTAGGATTTGCAACCGTTGAGAACATTTTCTATGTTCTACAACACGGGCTCAGTGTCGGTATTACCCGGGCGTTCCTTGCTGTTCCGGGACACGCCTTTTTCGGTGCCCTGATGGGATACTATATCGGGCGCGCCAGATTCGCGGGAGAGAAGGAAAATCAGCTGCTTATAAAAGGTCTTCTCCTTGCTATAGTGCTACACGGCACCTATGATTTTCTTATTTTCACTAAAACGGCGTTCGCTTTATTGATAATAGCATTAATAATCACGCTTGGGTTCTTTGTAAGGGAAGACCTGAAAAAAGCGGAGCTACAGAGCAGAGAAAGGTTGAATCAACAAAATAAAGAGAATAATTCTTCTACAGGTTGA